The window ATTGTAATAATCTTGGCATCATTGCTGAATAGAAAGAAGAAATAATCAGTTAAGGTCAAATTCCAATCGGATTCTAATTTTGAAGATAATCAAATAACCGTAAAGATAATTTCGCTTAGTGAAACTCAGAAAGTAAGTAACTTAATTTCTTATATTAAAAAGTTCGATAAAAAGGTGACTTCAATTTTACCTGTTAAAACTGAAGATCGGATTTTGACTATTAAAGTAGAGGAAATTATCAAAGTTGAAGTTGAAAAAACAGAGTTAACCTTTTATACAACTAGTGCCATTGTTAAAACTAATGGTCGCTTATATCAAGTTTTAGAGAAACTAAATAGCGATTTCGTTCAAGTTTCTAAGCATGGAATTATTAATTTAAATTATCTTGAATCACTTAAGCCTGGATTTACAGGCAATATGATTGCAAAACTAGCACTTAAACAGAAAACGGATGTCTCAAGAAGATATTTGCCAGAATTAGAGAAAAGGCTGGGATTATAGAATGAAAATTTGGTAGAAAGCGTTACATTATTTTGTAACTGGTATGAGGTTCGGTGCAATTATTTATTTACTGATATTAGGAATGACTTCCAACGAAGTAGGGGATATTGCTGTTCCGATAAATAGTGTTTTTATCGTCTTCATTTGCAGTGGTTTGATTGGCGAATTAAGTTTTCTATTTAAAACGGACTTATCGTATTTTCTAGCATTTATTTTTCATCTTATTGGAACCCTTGCATTATTTTCAATAATGATGTTTTCAAATAATTGGTTGATTAATTGGCAAACTTTATTCATTTTTATCCTTGCTTACGCGATGATTTGGTTAGTCATTAGATTGACGCAGGAACGCGATATTAGGCGGATAAATCGACAAATCAAGAAGCGTAATAAACAAAAAGTTAAATTCAAATAATCTTACTAAAAGTACGAGCACTTAATTTTCAATATTAAGTGCTTTTTCTTGATGGTCATCAATTTTTGTAAAACTCATTTCTCCTAAACTAAAGCATGTAAAACAAAGGAGAATGTAAATGGTAAAGATTCAACAATTTTTTGTTAAACATCAAAAGATAATTTTGGCACTTAATACTGTGCTGATTTTATTTGCGGAAACAGCTAAGTGGTTATTCCATATCAATGCTGCTTATCAAGTTTTGATGCTAATAGTAGGAATTATTGGCTTAATTCCAATTTTGTTAACAGCTATTTCATC of the Lactobacillus gasseri ATCC 33323 = JCM 1131 genome contains:
- a CDS encoding LytTR family DNA-binding domain-containing protein — translated: MTVKIISLSETQKVSNLISYIKKFDKKVTSILPVKTEDRILTIKVEEIIKVEVEKTELTFYTTSAIVKTNGRLYQVLEKLNSDFVQVSKHGIINLNYLESLKPGFTGNMIAKLALKQKTDVSRRYLPELEKRLGL